Proteins found in one Triticum urartu cultivar G1812 chromosome 4, Tu2.1, whole genome shotgun sequence genomic segment:
- the LOC125552166 gene encoding uncharacterized protein At1g76660-like isoform X1, giving the protein MATPGSSAGAGSSSTRPVNGAVAVNSAATAVGSADARFRSQQPHQQSRWAGCFSGLSCFGSQKGGKRIVPAARMLDGNASTNRGNALQSGRNSNQNGAMNLSLLAPPSSPASFSNSALPSTAQSPNRFLSISANSPGGPTSNMFAVGPYANEPQLVSPPTAFSTFTTEPSTAPLTPPPELAHATTPSSPDVPYARFLSSYTGPKTAGKEHNMHYVSTTYSGGLGLQGSYPLYPGSPSSSLISPASVTPRTGLSSPIPEQDVPTAHWKTSRSVCDTPYSIASPIPEQEVPTAQWKTSRSACDTPYSNTSPSNIFGLDSAAPRNCLLDTNFFRPAASAQFYLDQAQQSFPYNGGRLSVSRDKQDADEVEAYRASFGFSADEIVTTQHYVEIPDALDDGFSISPFGNNAPATEVSPFNDVPNEFQKVDKMDKSLFNANMITSPKKSPDQISGGSPQKVLHLDIFKGTKAGHLSEDDATTKDCHPFRMARDEISLKPIEVRKRSPPGQACSDAEIEYRRARSLREANGVLSWRSTLSRQLQ; this is encoded by the exons ATGGCCACACCAGGGAGCAGTGCTGGGGCTGGCAGCAGCAGCACCAGGCCGGTGAATGGCGCAGTTGCCGTCAATTCTGCTGCGACGGCGGTCGGTTCGGCCGATGCCAGATTCCGCTCCCAACAACCACATCAG CAGAGTAGATGGGCTGGCTGTTTTTCTGGCTTGTCATGTTTTGGATCGCAGAAGGGTGGAAAGCGTATAGTTCCTGCAGCACGTATGCTTGATGGGAATGCGTCAACTAACCGTGGAAATGCTCTTCAATCTGGTAGAAATTCCAACCAAAATGGAGCTATGAATTTATCTCTGCTTGCACCACCATCATCGCCTGCATCCTTCTCGAACTCTGCTCTTCCTTCGACTGCTCAGTCACCTAACCGCTTCCTGTCAATATCTGCAAACTCTCCTGGTGGCCCAACGTCTAATATGTTCGCTGTTGGGCCATATGCCAATGAACCTCAACTTGTCTCACCTCCAACagccttttcaactttcacaacTGAGCCCTCTACAGCACCACTGACCCCTCCTCCTGAACTAGCTCATGCGACCACTCCGTCCTCTCCAGATGTTCCATATGCTCGGTTTCTTTCATCATATACGGGTCCTAAAACTGCTGGCAAGGAGCATAACATGCATTACGTGTCAACAACATACTCTGGTGGTTTAGGACTCCAGGGATCTTATCCACTTTACCCAGGGAGCCCTTCTAGCAGCCTCATATCTCCTGCCTCAGTAACTCCAAGGACCGGTCTATCCTCACCAATCCCTGAGCAAGATGTTCCTACTGCACACTGGAAGACATCTAGGTCTGTCTGTGACACACCATATTCCATTGCATCGCCCATTCCTGAGCAAGAGGTCCCTACTGCACAGTGGAAGACGTCCAGATCTGCTTGTGACACACCGTATTCCAATACATCGCCATCAAATATTTTTGGACTTGATTCAGCTGCCCCTAGAAACTGTCTGCTAGATACCAATTTTTTCCGTCCAGCGGCATCTGCTCAGTTCTACCTGGATCAGGCTCAACAGTCATTTCCGTATAATGGTGGAAGGCTTAGTGTCTCAAGGGATAAGCAAGATGCTGATGAGGTTGAAGCATACAGAGCATCATTTGGATTCAGTGCGGATGAGATTGTTACAACTCAACATTATGTAGAAATACCAGACGCGCTGGATGATGGGTTCAGCATATCCCCATTTGGAAACAATGCCCCTGCTACTGAGGTGTCCCCATTTAACGATGTGCCTAATGAGTTTCAGAAAGTTGATAAAATGGATAAATCACTCTTCAATGCAAACATGATCACAAGCCCAAAGAAGTCGCCAGACCAGATTTCTGGTGGCAGTCCACAGAAAGTACTGCATTTGGATATATTCAAAG GAACGAAAGCGGGGCATCTGTCTGAGGATGACGCAACCACGAAAGACTGCCATCCTTTCAGGATGGCGAGGGATGAAATATCTCTAAAACCCATTGAGGTCAGGAAGAGATCTCCGCCTGGCCAGGCATGCTCGGACGCTGAAATTGAGTACAGAAGGGCGAGGAGTTTGAGAGAAGCCAACGGTGTTCTGTCATGGCGCAGTACACTGTCAAGACAGCTGCAGTAA
- the LOC125552168 gene encoding uncharacterized protein LOC125552168, which produces MQLRLKGRKGKGTTETQRSLPTVHARASSKPGRPLVTRRTFITLHAPRMRASRDCREREKKKKKKKSAIAGQPSPPTYARARRSMEMKLSPGTGEVLGCKDRPPSRLQRKAPASLQLEQAGPGAAHPSPAAWGDGRTPIPLLSPLVASPAPAWEPDQGGSRRDAAQAETRSGGDADGILSPIRRGAHGVSNGADETATTPALAPSGGWRHPAMTTPTPTPASNGGGGWRHPAMPSPVPEPASLTPLFKSQCALELHNPQAQAQ; this is translated from the coding sequence ATGCAGTTGCGGTTAAAAGGAAGGAAAGGAAAAGGAACCACCGAAACGCAGCGATCCCTCCCCACCGTCCACGCGCGCGCGTCCTCCAAACCCGGCCGCCCCCTCGTCACGCGCCGCACTTTTATAACCCTCCACGCGCCCCGCATGCGCGCATCACGAGAttgcagagagagagagaagaagaagaagaagaagaagagcgcGATCGCGGGTCAGCCGAGTCCACCCACGTACGCGCGCGCGCGCCGATCCATGGAGATGAAGCTGTCGCCCGGCACCGGCGAGGTGCTAGGCTGCAAGGACCGCCCGCCGAGCAGGCTCCAGAGGAAGGCGCCCGCGTCGCTGCAGCTCGAGCAGGCCGGCCCGGGCGCGGCCCATCCTTCCCCCGCCGCGTGGGGCGACGGGAGGACGCCCATACCGCTCCTGTCGCCGCTCGTCGCGTCCCCGGCGCCGGCGTGGGAGCCGGACCAGGGCGGGAGCAGGAGGGACGCTGCGCAGGCCGAGACCAGGAGCGGCGGGGACGCTGACGGCATCCTGAGCCCGATCCGGCGCGGCGCGCACGGCGTCAGCAACGGGGCAGACGAGACGGCCACGACGCCGGCGCTCGCGCCCAGCGGCGGGTGGCGGCACCCGGCTATGACGACGCCGACGCCTACGCCCGCTTCCAACGGGGGCGGGGGGTGGCGGCACCCGGCGATGCCGTCGCCGGTCCCGGAGCCGGCGTCCCTGACGCCGCTCTTCAAGTCGCAGTGCGCGTTGGAGCTGCACAACCCGCAGGCGCAGGCGCAGTAG
- the LOC125552166 gene encoding uncharacterized protein At1g76660-like isoform X2: MATPGSSAGAGSSSTRPVNGAVAVNSAATAVGSADARFRSQQPHQSRWAGCFSGLSCFGSQKGGKRIVPAARMLDGNASTNRGNALQSGRNSNQNGAMNLSLLAPPSSPASFSNSALPSTAQSPNRFLSISANSPGGPTSNMFAVGPYANEPQLVSPPTAFSTFTTEPSTAPLTPPPELAHATTPSSPDVPYARFLSSYTGPKTAGKEHNMHYVSTTYSGGLGLQGSYPLYPGSPSSSLISPASVTPRTGLSSPIPEQDVPTAHWKTSRSVCDTPYSIASPIPEQEVPTAQWKTSRSACDTPYSNTSPSNIFGLDSAAPRNCLLDTNFFRPAASAQFYLDQAQQSFPYNGGRLSVSRDKQDADEVEAYRASFGFSADEIVTTQHYVEIPDALDDGFSISPFGNNAPATEVSPFNDVPNEFQKVDKMDKSLFNANMITSPKKSPDQISGGSPQKVLHLDIFKGTKAGHLSEDDATTKDCHPFRMARDEISLKPIEVRKRSPPGQACSDAEIEYRRARSLREANGVLSWRSTLSRQLQ; encoded by the exons ATGGCCACACCAGGGAGCAGTGCTGGGGCTGGCAGCAGCAGCACCAGGCCGGTGAATGGCGCAGTTGCCGTCAATTCTGCTGCGACGGCGGTCGGTTCGGCCGATGCCAGATTCCGCTCCCAACAACCACATCAG AGTAGATGGGCTGGCTGTTTTTCTGGCTTGTCATGTTTTGGATCGCAGAAGGGTGGAAAGCGTATAGTTCCTGCAGCACGTATGCTTGATGGGAATGCGTCAACTAACCGTGGAAATGCTCTTCAATCTGGTAGAAATTCCAACCAAAATGGAGCTATGAATTTATCTCTGCTTGCACCACCATCATCGCCTGCATCCTTCTCGAACTCTGCTCTTCCTTCGACTGCTCAGTCACCTAACCGCTTCCTGTCAATATCTGCAAACTCTCCTGGTGGCCCAACGTCTAATATGTTCGCTGTTGGGCCATATGCCAATGAACCTCAACTTGTCTCACCTCCAACagccttttcaactttcacaacTGAGCCCTCTACAGCACCACTGACCCCTCCTCCTGAACTAGCTCATGCGACCACTCCGTCCTCTCCAGATGTTCCATATGCTCGGTTTCTTTCATCATATACGGGTCCTAAAACTGCTGGCAAGGAGCATAACATGCATTACGTGTCAACAACATACTCTGGTGGTTTAGGACTCCAGGGATCTTATCCACTTTACCCAGGGAGCCCTTCTAGCAGCCTCATATCTCCTGCCTCAGTAACTCCAAGGACCGGTCTATCCTCACCAATCCCTGAGCAAGATGTTCCTACTGCACACTGGAAGACATCTAGGTCTGTCTGTGACACACCATATTCCATTGCATCGCCCATTCCTGAGCAAGAGGTCCCTACTGCACAGTGGAAGACGTCCAGATCTGCTTGTGACACACCGTATTCCAATACATCGCCATCAAATATTTTTGGACTTGATTCAGCTGCCCCTAGAAACTGTCTGCTAGATACCAATTTTTTCCGTCCAGCGGCATCTGCTCAGTTCTACCTGGATCAGGCTCAACAGTCATTTCCGTATAATGGTGGAAGGCTTAGTGTCTCAAGGGATAAGCAAGATGCTGATGAGGTTGAAGCATACAGAGCATCATTTGGATTCAGTGCGGATGAGATTGTTACAACTCAACATTATGTAGAAATACCAGACGCGCTGGATGATGGGTTCAGCATATCCCCATTTGGAAACAATGCCCCTGCTACTGAGGTGTCCCCATTTAACGATGTGCCTAATGAGTTTCAGAAAGTTGATAAAATGGATAAATCACTCTTCAATGCAAACATGATCACAAGCCCAAAGAAGTCGCCAGACCAGATTTCTGGTGGCAGTCCACAGAAAGTACTGCATTTGGATATATTCAAAG GAACGAAAGCGGGGCATCTGTCTGAGGATGACGCAACCACGAAAGACTGCCATCCTTTCAGGATGGCGAGGGATGAAATATCTCTAAAACCCATTGAGGTCAGGAAGAGATCTCCGCCTGGCCAGGCATGCTCGGACGCTGAAATTGAGTACAGAAGGGCGAGGAGTTTGAGAGAAGCCAACGGTGTTCTGTCATGGCGCAGTACACTGTCAAGACAGCTGCAGTAA